CAGGGGCGCGGCGGCGCTCCGTCGGCCGACGTGCTCGATAGGATCGCCAAGGGGCTGATGCTCACCGCATCCGAGCGAGAGCACATCTACATGCTAGGCTTGGGCCGCCCGCCGGAGGTAAGCTACCAGCCGGTCGATGGCGTCAGCCCGCGGCTGCAACGCGTGCTGGACGCGATGCGGTTCAGTCCCGCCATCATCAAGACAGCGATGTGGGACGTGGTCGGTTGGAACCGTGCTGCCGCCGCTTTGCTGACCGATTACTCCAAGCTGCCGAGGGAGGGACGCAACATCCTGCGTCTGATGTTCAGCAGTTCGCGCATCCGCGCCAAGCAGGAGGATTGGGAAAGCGTCGCTCGCTTCGTGGTAGGCGCGTTTCGGGCGGACGTGGCGCGAGCGGGGGCAAGCGGCAGTGCTGAAGCAACGGCGCTCATCGGAGATCTTCGCCGGACAAGCCCCGAGTTCGAGGCGCTGTGGCAGGACAACAACGTAGTCGCACACGGCGAGGGCATAAAGCGCATCCACCACCCGGAAGCAGGTTCGCTCGAGCTGGAGTTCTCGTCCTTCGCGGTCGAGGGGCGGCCCGAACTTGGCATGATCGTATACAACCCCGCTAGCCCTGCGGACGCTGAACGCTTAAGGGCGCTCATCGGCACCAAGACGGCGTGATCCAGCATAACTGCATTGCGGCGGTGCCGATGTCCGCTTGCCGGCCAACCTCATGCAGCTCGCAGTGGTCTGGAAGGGGTCGGAGGCTGAATGGCAGTTACCGTAGACAGCCTTTACTCGGCATACGCTGCGGTGTGGGCTTTCAGCCTTGAGTTGTCATTCGGTGTTGTAGCGGATCCTTTTGGCGG
This genomic window from Aureimonas sp. OT7 contains:
- a CDS encoding helix-turn-helix transcriptional regulator produces the protein MPEKSTNEFGIYLRDRRTRLDPASFGFVGGRRRTPGLRREEVAARANISPTWYTWLEQGRGGAPSADVLDRIAKGLMLTASEREHIYMLGLGRPPEVSYQPVDGVSPRLQRVLDAMRFSPAIIKTAMWDVVGWNRAAAALLTDYSKLPREGRNILRLMFSSSRIRAKQEDWESVARFVVGAFRADVARAGASGSAEATALIGDLRRTSPEFEALWQDNNVVAHGEGIKRIHHPEAGSLELEFSSFAVEGRPELGMIVYNPASPADAERLRALIGTKTA